In Nitrosophilus alvini, the following are encoded in one genomic region:
- the groL gene encoding chaperonin GroEL (60 kDa chaperone family; promotes refolding of misfolded polypeptides especially under stressful conditions; forms two stacked rings of heptamers to form a barrel-shaped 14mer; ends can be capped by GroES; misfolded proteins enter the barrel where they are refolded when GroES binds) → MAAKEIHFSDIARNELFEGVRKLADAVKVTMGPRGRNVLIQKSFGAPSITKDGVSVAKEIELPATVENMGAQLVKEVASKTADEAGDGTTTATVLAYSIFKEGLRNITAGANPIEVKRGMDKAAEAIVAELKAIAKEVKDKKEIAQVATISANNDPKIGELIAEAMDKVGKDGVITVEEAKGIQDELEVVEGMQFDRGYLSPYFVTDPDKMEAVLENPYILLYDKKISNMKDLLPVLEQVVKTNKPLLIIAEDVEGEALATLVVNKLRGTLNVAAVKAPGFGDRRKAMLQDIAILTGGQVISEELGRTLEGASLSDLGQAGRVIIDKENTTIVDGAGDKAAVEARVKEIKAQIEVTTSEYDKEKLQERLAKLSGGVAVIKVGAATETEMKEKKDRVDDALSATKAAVEEGIVIGGGTALIRAAKKVNLDLCGDEKIGGEIILRAISSPLKQIAENAGFDPGVVANNVESAENENIGFNAATGEYVDMFEAGIIDPVKVERVALQNAVSVASLLLTTEATVSEIKEEKPAAPAMPDMGGGMGGMGF, encoded by the coding sequence ATGGCAGCAAAAGAGATACATTTTTCTGATATAGCAAGAAACGAACTTTTTGAAGGTGTCAGAAAACTTGCAGATGCAGTAAAAGTTACAATGGGTCCAAGAGGTAGAAACGTACTTATCCAGAAAAGTTTCGGTGCTCCGAGCATCACAAAAGACGGCGTGAGCGTTGCAAAAGAGATTGAGCTTCCTGCAACTGTAGAAAATATGGGAGCACAGCTTGTAAAAGAGGTTGCTAGCAAAACTGCGGATGAAGCCGGTGACGGTACAACAACTGCAACTGTTCTTGCATACAGCATATTTAAAGAAGGGCTTAGAAACATAACTGCAGGTGCAAATCCTATCGAAGTAAAAAGAGGCATGGACAAAGCTGCAGAAGCTATCGTCGCAGAGCTTAAAGCGATAGCAAAAGAGGTAAAAGATAAAAAAGAGATAGCACAGGTTGCTACCATCTCCGCAAATAACGATCCGAAAATCGGAGAACTTATCGCTGAAGCAATGGATAAGGTAGGTAAAGACGGCGTTATCACAGTAGAAGAGGCAAAAGGTATCCAAGATGAACTTGAAGTAGTGGAAGGTATGCAGTTCGATAGAGGATATCTAAGCCCCTATTTCGTAACTGACCCTGATAAAATGGAAGCAGTACTCGAAAATCCATATATCCTCCTTTATGATAAAAAGATATCAAATATGAAAGATCTGCTTCCTGTTCTTGAGCAGGTGGTAAAAACAAACAAACCTCTTCTCATAATCGCCGAAGATGTTGAGGGTGAAGCTCTTGCAACGCTTGTTGTGAACAAACTAAGAGGTACTCTAAACGTCGCAGCCGTAAAAGCTCCGGGATTCGGTGACAGAAGAAAAGCGATGCTTCAAGATATCGCCATCCTTACAGGAGGACAAGTAATCAGCGAAGAGCTTGGACGCACACTTGAAGGTGCAAGTCTCTCTGATCTGGGACAGGCTGGACGTGTAATCATAGATAAAGAGAATACAACTATAGTTGACGGTGCCGGTGACAAAGCTGCCGTTGAAGCAAGAGTCAAAGAGATAAAAGCTCAGATAGAAGTAACAACAAGTGAGTATGACAAAGAGAAACTCCAAGAAAGACTTGCAAAACTGAGCGGCGGTGTAGCAGTTATAAAAGTAGGTGCTGCAACTGAAACAGAGATGAAAGAGAAAAAAGACAGAGTAGATGATGCTCTAAGCGCTACAAAAGCAGCTGTAGAAGAAGGTATAGTTATAGGCGGCGGAACTGCACTCATCAGAGCTGCCAAAAAAGTAAACCTTGACCTTTGCGGAGACGAAAAGATAGGCGGCGAAATCATTCTAAGAGCCATTTCTTCTCCTCTGAAACAGATTGCTGAAAATGCCGGATTTGACCCTGGTGTAGTAGCAAACAATGTTGAGAGTGCGGAAAATGAAAACATAGGTTTCAACGCCGCAACCGGAGAGTATGTAGATATGTTTGAAGCCGGTATCATCGACCCTGTAAAAGTTGAAAGAGTAGCGCTTCAAAACGCGGTATCAGTTGCAAGCCTTCTACTCACAACAGAAGCAACTGTAAGCGAAATAAAAGAGGAAAAACCTGCCGCTCCTGCTATGCCGGATATGGGAGGTGGAATGGGCGGAATGGGATTCTAA
- a CDS encoding ABC transporter ATP-binding protein — MSLLISSDVKKERNMNENIIELENITKIYNKGTNREVVALKNIDLGIKMNETVILKGPSGSGKSTLLSIIAALTKPTVGLVKVKGEFISKIPDSFAALFRRKHIGFIFQKFNLLEDMSVFDNVVLPLIPDTIGAKALEEKALQVMEKFSIVHKQNEPVKNLSGGEQQRCAIARAMINSPEIILADEPTANLDTKLSNEFIDIIKELKNEGKTIVIATHDPRFEGLEFIDRIVEIKEGRIV; from the coding sequence TTGTCACTTCTTATCTCGTCAGATGTAAAAAAAGAGAGGAATATGAACGAAAATATAATCGAACTCGAAAATATTACCAAAATATATAACAAGGGGACAAACAGAGAGGTTGTTGCACTGAAAAATATCGATCTAGGGATAAAAATGAATGAGACAGTTATACTCAAAGGTCCCAGCGGCAGCGGAAAGAGCACTCTGCTCTCCATCATAGCCGCTCTTACAAAACCGACTGTAGGTCTCGTGAAGGTAAAAGGAGAATTCATATCAAAAATTCCCGACAGCTTTGCGGCGCTGTTCAGGAGAAAGCATATAGGATTTATTTTTCAAAAGTTCAATCTGTTGGAAGATATGAGTGTATTTGACAATGTGGTACTGCCTTTGATACCGGATACGATCGGGGCAAAAGCGCTTGAAGAGAAAGCTTTGCAGGTAATGGAAAAGTTTTCAATTGTTCACAAACAAAACGAACCTGTAAAAAATCTCTCCGGCGGCGAACAGCAAAGATGTGCAATAGCAAGAGCTATGATAAATTCTCCTGAGATTATTCTGGCAGATGAACCTACGGCAAATCTCGATACAAAACTCTCAAACGAATTTATAGATATTATAAAAGAACTCAAAAATGAGGGAAAGACTATAGTGATTGCAACACACGATCCCAGGTTTGAAGGACTTGAGTTTATAGATAGAATCGTAGAGATAAAAGAGGGCCGTATTGTCTAA
- a CDS encoding ABC transporter permease, with translation MNLKMLDFAVNSLKRRVWKNLSLFFIFSLLVFLLTTVFLVSFSIKKELDITLKTLPDIFVQKIVAGRLELSEIDRVFEISDIAGVSEVSPRVWGYYYFPRAGVNFSVIGVDFDLSSYKKSFNEAIKKYQDLNSSNFMIVGRGVEKVLKENYYKDFFNFVKPDGEMVRIELVGVFNAKSAIESNDVILLPIETAREIFGIDEEMVTDIAVKVPNPVEIPTVANKISLLYPDSRVLTKNDIKASYQNIFDYKSGIFLSLLITSFFAFFILVYEKTSSAASDTKKEIGILKALGWRTEDVLRLKFFESSIISFGAYMIGILAAYGYVYILQAPLIRDIFTGYSHLKPPFELIPVFEISLLANIFLATVPVYIAATIIPSWRASTVDPEEAIRQ, from the coding sequence TTGAACCTTAAAATGCTCGATTTTGCCGTCAACTCTTTAAAACGAAGGGTTTGGAAAAACCTGTCCCTTTTTTTTATTTTCTCTCTTCTTGTTTTTCTTCTTACAACAGTTTTTTTAGTCTCTTTTTCGATAAAAAAAGAGCTGGATATTACTCTCAAAACGCTTCCTGATATCTTTGTCCAGAAAATTGTAGCGGGTAGACTTGAACTATCTGAAATTGACAGAGTATTTGAGATATCAGATATCGCCGGAGTCAGCGAAGTGAGCCCAAGAGTGTGGGGATACTACTATTTTCCAAGAGCCGGAGTCAATTTTAGTGTAATAGGAGTTGACTTTGACCTCTCAAGCTATAAAAAGAGTTTTAACGAGGCTATAAAAAAATATCAAGATTTAAACAGCAGCAATTTTATGATAGTGGGCAGGGGGGTGGAAAAAGTTTTGAAAGAGAACTATTATAAAGACTTTTTCAATTTCGTAAAGCCTGACGGAGAGATGGTAAGAATCGAACTTGTAGGAGTATTTAACGCAAAGAGTGCGATAGAGAGCAACGACGTTATACTTCTGCCTATCGAGACGGCAAGAGAGATATTTGGCATAGATGAAGAAATGGTTACGGATATTGCCGTAAAAGTGCCAAATCCGGTTGAAATCCCAACCGTAGCAAACAAGATATCGTTGCTCTATCCGGATAGCAGAGTTTTGACAAAAAATGACATAAAAGCATCCTATCAAAATATTTTCGATTATAAAAGTGGAATTTTTCTGAGTCTTCTTATTACCTCTTTCTTTGCATTTTTTATACTTGTTTACGAAAAGACAAGTTCGGCTGCAAGTGATACGAAAAAAGAGATAGGGATATTGAAAGCGTTGGGGTGGCGAACGGAAGATGTGTTGCGGCTGAAATTTTTCGAAAGCTCTATCATCTCTTTTGGAGCTTATATGATAGGTATACTTGCTGCATACGGGTATGTATATATTCTACAAGCGCCGCTGATTAGAGATATATTTACCGGTTACAGCCATCTTAAACCCCCTTTTGAACTGATACCTGTTTTTGAGATATCGTTATTGGCAAATATATTTTTGGCAACTGTGCCTGTATATATAGCAGCCACTATCATCCCCTCATGGAGAGCTTCCACAGTAGATCCGGAAGAGGCGATCAGGCAGTGA
- a CDS encoding nitrous oxide reductase accessory protein NosL gives MRYLVTIILTAVLSFSYAAGFKKMASGHPELVQSGPEKLWCSVCGMNLKMFYKTSHAVKLKDGTAKQYCSIRCLAADWPNIKDKVKEILVVDAKTEKLVPAKKAYYVIGSKVPGTMSMVSKIAFKSKKDAEEFAKRYGGKIVDFETSFKTAFESLEKDSAMLAKKKKMMMYPKGEKIYKKMCKKEIKREDFKNIGELKAYLVSSKVCGDIKGRKLQALALYIWEAKDLRVSGKKKNPACKCSPCKCNPCKCGMNPKASSKPAAGNIKIPKNAKCPVCGMYVYKFPRWAAKVVLDNGKVLYFDGAKDMFKFIRNPAKWGYKNAKIKAMSVTDYYKQVPINAKKAYFVMGSDVYGPMGNELIPFSTLNEAKVFKKDHRGKKILSFDEITEETVEKLDE, from the coding sequence ATGCGCTATCTTGTGACGATTATATTAACTGCGGTTTTGAGTTTCTCATATGCTGCTGGATTTAAAAAGATGGCTTCGGGACATCCCGAGCTTGTTCAAAGCGGGCCTGAAAAGTTATGGTGCAGTGTTTGCGGGATGAATCTGAAGATGTTTTACAAAACTTCTCATGCTGTAAAACTCAAAGACGGCACCGCAAAACAGTACTGTTCTATAAGATGTCTGGCAGCGGACTGGCCAAATATCAAAGACAAAGTAAAAGAGATACTTGTGGTAGATGCTAAAACCGAAAAACTTGTACCTGCAAAAAAAGCGTACTATGTAATAGGCAGTAAAGTACCCGGAACAATGAGTATGGTCAGCAAGATAGCGTTTAAATCCAAAAAAGACGCCGAAGAGTTTGCAAAAAGATACGGCGGCAAAATAGTCGATTTTGAAACATCATTCAAAACCGCTTTTGAGAGTCTTGAAAAAGATAGTGCAATGCTTGCCAAAAAGAAAAAGATGATGATGTATCCAAAAGGCGAAAAGATATATAAAAAGATGTGCAAAAAAGAGATAAAGAGAGAAGATTTTAAAAATATCGGTGAACTTAAAGCGTATCTGGTATCTTCAAAAGTCTGTGGTGATATCAAAGGCAGAAAACTGCAGGCACTTGCTCTTTATATCTGGGAAGCGAAAGACTTGCGTGTATCTGGAAAGAAAAAAAATCCGGCCTGCAAATGCAGTCCATGCAAGTGTAATCCATGCAAATGCGGTATGAATCCAAAAGCTTCTTCAAAACCTGCTGCCGGCAATATAAAGATACCCAAAAATGCAAAATGTCCAGTTTGCGGAATGTATGTTTACAAGTTTCCGAGATGGGCGGCAAAAGTAGTTCTTGACAACGGCAAAGTTCTTTATTTTGACGGGGCAAAAGATATGTTCAAATTTATTCGAAATCCTGCAAAATGGGGATACAAAAATGCTAAAATAAAAGCAATGAGCGTAACTGATTATTACAAGCAGGTTCCCATAAATGCAAAAAAAGCATATTTTGTTATGGGAAGCGATGTATATGGGCCTATGGGAAATGAGCTTATACCGTTTTCTACTCTTAATGAAGCAAAAGTTTTCAAAAAAGACCACAGAGGCAAAAAAATCCTAAGTTTTGATGAAATTACGGAAGAGACAGTAGAAAAATTGGATGAATAG
- a CDS encoding energy transducer TonB translates to MKKSFLISFFLHLFLFASLFYSFNIFEQKGNITAIKVASFHTVSLPPETSEKKAEKKREKPKKIVKKEEPKPKPKPKPKPKPKPKPKPKPKPKPEPKPEPKPIPKPLPTQTHKPVPEKIIEKEDEYIEEIAMDEIFEDANVTSDDFFELARLLETTVSKSANRVSSKSYCETYISKYASQIKEAIEKYKRYPRIARKLGLEGEVTISFKIKPSGEIKDVKVVESNCRKILEKSAVKCICSASKEFPLPKEDVKISVPIEYKLR, encoded by the coding sequence ATGAAAAAATCTTTTTTAATTTCATTTTTTTTGCATCTTTTTTTGTTTGCGTCACTGTTTTATTCATTCAACATTTTTGAACAAAAAGGGAACATTACTGCAATAAAAGTTGCATCTTTTCATACCGTTTCACTGCCGCCTGAAACTTCTGAAAAAAAAGCCGAAAAAAAGAGAGAGAAGCCAAAAAAGATAGTAAAAAAAGAAGAGCCTAAACCCAAACCCAAACCCAAACCTAAACCGAAGCCAAAACCCAAGCCAAAACCGAAGCCTAAGCCTAAGCCGGAACCGAAACCGGAACCGAAACCTATACCAAAACCCTTACCTACACAGACACACAAGCCGGTACCTGAAAAAATTATCGAAAAAGAGGATGAGTATATTGAAGAGATCGCTATGGATGAAATTTTTGAAGATGCAAATGTTACAAGCGACGATTTTTTTGAATTAGCGAGACTGCTTGAAACTACCGTCTCCAAGTCTGCAAACAGAGTATCTTCCAAATCTTATTGCGAAACATACATTTCAAAATATGCAAGCCAAATAAAAGAGGCTATTGAAAAATATAAAAGATATCCGAGGATTGCTAGAAAACTGGGACTTGAGGGGGAAGTTACCATATCTTTCAAAATAAAGCCTTCCGGCGAGATAAAGGATGTAAAAGTTGTTGAAAGCAACTGCAGGAAAATCCTTGAAAAGAGTGCGGTAAAATGTATATGCAGTGCCTCCAAAGAGTTTCCGCTCCCTAAGGAAGATGTCAAAATTTCAGTACCCATTGAATACAAACTAAGATAA
- the exbD gene encoding TonB system transport protein ExbD, translating to MKMRKFDSINVVPFIDVMLVLLVIVLTTATFIAKGAIPLDLPAGSSKENLPVKKIEISITKDGKFYLDTKEVSVDEIKEKTAKLNRKDQIVIRTDKNSKFENFVKVIDVLKNNGIENISIVTVK from the coding sequence ATGAAAATGAGAAAATTTGATTCTATAAACGTTGTTCCGTTTATAGATGTTATGCTTGTTTTGCTTGTTATAGTTTTGACAACAGCCACTTTTATAGCCAAAGGCGCGATTCCGCTTGATCTTCCTGCCGGAAGCTCAAAAGAGAATCTTCCTGTTAAAAAAATTGAGATTTCGATCACAAAAGATGGGAAATTTTATCTTGATACAAAAGAAGTCAGTGTTGATGAGATAAAAGAAAAAACAGCAAAACTGAACAGAAAAGACCAGATTGTCATACGTACCGATAAAAACAGCAAATTTGAGAATTTTGTCAAAGTTATAGACGTGCTTAAAAATAACGGAATAGAAAATATATCCATAGTAACGGTAAAATGA
- the exbB gene encoding TonB-system energizer ExbB translates to MENLKELVDYGIIGMLFLMSFFAVGFAIERYMFYKKVDLKKYREKNELEIDLSNNLSIIATIGSNAPYIGLLGTVLGIMLTFYAMGQTGMVQTKEIMIGLALALKATAMGLIVAIPSTVFYNLLVRKMEVLVAKWEILNENEKI, encoded by the coding sequence ATGGAAAATCTGAAAGAGTTGGTGGACTACGGAATAATAGGAATGTTGTTTTTAATGAGTTTTTTCGCAGTCGGTTTTGCAATTGAGAGGTATATGTTTTACAAAAAAGTAGATCTGAAAAAGTATCGTGAAAAAAATGAACTGGAAATTGATTTGAGTAACAATCTTTCCATTATAGCTACGATAGGATCAAACGCTCCTTATATAGGCCTTCTTGGTACTGTTTTGGGAATTATGCTTACATTTTATGCTATGGGCCAGACAGGAATGGTTCAGACAAAAGAGATAATGATAGGGCTTGCTCTTGCGCTTAAAGCTACAGCTATGGGACTTATTGTTGCGATTCCTTCTACTGTTTTTTATAATCTTTTGGTCAGAAAAATGGAGGTACTTGTGGCAAAATGGGAGATACTGAATGAAAATGAGAAAATTTGA
- a CDS encoding sensor histidine kinase, which produces MKRDFYLKFGILSLLFAIIVLGAQYTVFELLGWNEKSFLIAAFATIVLISVFGILIAKFALNPLWETNELLDRLLKDTLHELNIPVATIIANASMLKKNIDDPKKLKRLERIQKASDQLLRLYKEMDYFIKREIQKVDYEIFNLKELVEERITVFEDIKKDIKISYDLDDLDVKAQKVGFAKVIDNIISNSIKYNKPSGSVFVVLKEKKLIIEDTGIGMDESEIVKIFERYYRAQSGKSGYGIGLNIVKSYCDEHKIKIGIDSKKGRGTKITLDLKEIAV; this is translated from the coding sequence TTGAAGCGTGATTTTTATCTGAAATTCGGAATACTATCTCTTCTTTTTGCAATAATTGTTTTAGGTGCACAGTATACTGTTTTCGAGTTATTAGGCTGGAATGAGAAAAGTTTTCTGATTGCTGCTTTTGCCACTATCGTACTAATATCTGTTTTTGGAATACTTATAGCAAAATTCGCCCTTAATCCGCTCTGGGAGACAAACGAACTTTTGGACAGGCTTTTAAAAGACACTCTTCATGAACTAAATATTCCTGTTGCTACCATTATAGCTAATGCTTCAATGCTCAAAAAAAATATTGACGATCCGAAAAAACTCAAAAGACTTGAGAGAATCCAAAAGGCTTCCGACCAGTTGCTGAGGCTCTATAAAGAGATGGATTATTTCATAAAAAGAGAGATTCAGAAAGTCGATTATGAGATATTCAATCTAAAAGAGTTGGTGGAAGAGAGAATAACTGTTTTTGAAGACATTAAAAAAGATATAAAAATTTCATATGATTTGGATGATTTGGATGTAAAAGCTCAAAAAGTAGGATTTGCAAAAGTTATAGATAACATAATTTCAAATTCTATAAAGTATAATAAACCTTCAGGAAGTGTTTTTGTTGTTTTGAAAGAAAAGAAACTGATCATAGAAGATACAGGTATCGGTATGGATGAGAGCGAGATAGTGAAAATTTTTGAGAGATATTACCGTGCCCAGAGTGGAAAGAGCGGATATGGTATAGGTCTTAATATCGTCAAATCCTATTGCGACGAACATAAAATCAAAATAGGAATAGATTCTAAAAAAGGTAGAGGTACAAAAATAACTCTTGATCTCAAAGAGATAGCTGTTTAA
- a CDS encoding response regulator transcription factor, protein MSYKILLLEDDVLFAETIEDFLDEEGFEVDVVSDAKAALEKCYHKKYDIYLLDVKVPYMSGFDLLKELRDTNDTTPAIFITSMRNKEDLSQGFNTGCDDYLKKPIDLDELLLRIKALLRRTVGEEYIRFGEFSFDMNRKRLYRGKEEIELNPKDLELLALLLKNRGKTVTKEMIYNTLWNPDEIISEGALRVYINNLKKVLGKETISNIRSVGYRFEA, encoded by the coding sequence GTGTCTTATAAAATTCTTCTATTGGAAGATGATGTTCTGTTTGCCGAGACAATAGAGGATTTTTTGGATGAAGAAGGATTCGAAGTAGATGTGGTTTCTGATGCAAAAGCTGCACTTGAAAAGTGCTATCATAAAAAATACGATATATATCTTCTTGATGTAAAAGTTCCCTATATGAGCGGATTCGACCTTCTTAAAGAACTCAGAGACACAAACGATACCACACCTGCTATTTTTATAACGTCAATGAGAAACAAAGAGGATCTTTCTCAAGGATTCAACACAGGGTGTGACGACTACCTCAAAAAACCGATCGATCTTGATGAACTGCTACTCAGAATCAAAGCGCTTTTGAGAAGAACAGTAGGTGAAGAGTATATCAGATTTGGCGAATTTTCTTTTGATATGAATAGAAAAAGGCTCTACAGAGGCAAGGAAGAGATAGAATTAAATCCCAAAGACCTTGAGCTTTTAGCTCTTTTGCTTAAAAACAGAGGAAAGACAGTTACAAAAGAGATGATTTACAATACCTTGTGGAACCCTGATGAGATCATAAGCGAGGGAGCCCTCAGAGTATATATAAACAATCTCAAAAAAGTTCTGGGAAAAGAGACAATAAGCAATATTAGAAGTGTAGGCTATCGTTTTGAAGCGTGA
- the pyrC gene encoding dihydroorotase — MKLVLKSPLDMHLHLRDADMLKIVAPLSAESFSAAIIMPNLIPPVSTKEAVQGYRKRIKEAIGGEKFEPLMTLFFRTEYDYEFLEEIKEDIAAIKLYPAGITTNSEEGIDNFSLDALAPVLESMSELGIPLCVHGETNGFVMDREAEFIPIYERLAKRFKNLKIIMEHITTKDAVEALDRYENLYATITLHHLYITLDDVAGGLLKPHLFCKPIAKRPEDRMALRRVAFSAHPKVMFGSDSAPHPREKKEAPGCAAGVFTAPIALQALAQIFHEAGVLENLQKFVSDNAQNIYKIKPPEKEVVLLYEDFEVPQSYSDVVPMFAGEKLKWRIESVL; from the coding sequence ATGAAACTTGTACTGAAATCACCCCTTGATATGCATCTGCATCTAAGAGATGCGGATATGTTAAAAATCGTAGCGCCATTAAGTGCTGAAAGTTTTAGTGCGGCGATAATAATGCCAAACCTTATTCCGCCTGTTTCTACAAAAGAGGCTGTTCAGGGGTACAGAAAAAGGATCAAAGAGGCGATAGGCGGTGAGAAATTCGAGCCTTTGATGACGCTTTTTTTCAGGACTGAATATGATTATGAATTTTTGGAAGAGATCAAAGAAGATATAGCCGCTATAAAACTTTATCCTGCAGGCATCACCACCAATAGTGAAGAGGGGATTGACAATTTCAGTCTTGATGCTCTTGCTCCTGTTCTTGAATCTATGAGCGAACTTGGGATACCTCTTTGTGTTCACGGAGAGACGAACGGTTTTGTCATGGACAGAGAGGCTGAATTTATACCCATTTATGAAAGGCTTGCAAAAAGGTTCAAAAATCTCAAAATCATAATGGAACATATTACTACAAAAGATGCCGTAGAGGCGCTTGATAGATATGAAAATCTATATGCCACTATAACTTTGCATCATCTTTATATAACACTTGATGATGTGGCGGGAGGACTTTTGAAGCCGCATCTTTTCTGCAAACCGATTGCAAAAAGACCGGAAGACAGGATGGCTCTCAGGCGTGTGGCTTTCTCTGCTCACCCAAAAGTTATGTTCGGAAGCGACTCAGCCCCTCATCCGAGAGAAAAAAAAGAGGCTCCAGGATGCGCTGCCGGAGTTTTTACCGCTCCTATAGCTCTTCAGGCGCTTGCTCAGATTTTCCATGAAGCAGGTGTTTTGGAAAATCTTCAGAAGTTTGTAAGCGACAATGCGCAAAATATTTATAAAATTAAACCTCCCGAAAAAGAGGTAGTACTTCTATATGAAGATTTCGAAGTGCCTCAAAGCTACAGTGATGTGGTACCTATGTTTGCGGGAGAAAAACTCAAATGGAGAATAGAGAGTGTCTTATAA